One genomic segment of Hordeum vulgare subsp. vulgare chromosome 2H, MorexV3_pseudomolecules_assembly, whole genome shotgun sequence includes these proteins:
- the LOC123428092 gene encoding zinc transporter 8-like gives MKPSVAALLVSFVALLLVAAVRGDDDGCGSPESAGQDRARANHLKIAAFFSILVCGALGCSLPVLGRRVPALRPEGDVFFLVKAFAAGVILATGFIHILPDAFEKLTSPCLLPSDGPWHDFPFAGLGAMVGAIGTLVVDTVATGYFTRAQLNKDGAHGHGAITSSAAVVDEEKQAAAAASEEARRHEGGEQEVHVHTHATHGHAHGSAALVAAVGGAEDEKDTIRHRVISQVLELGIVVHSVIIGISLGASQDPDNIKPLVVALSFHQMFEGMGLGGCIVQAKFRARSIVTMILFFCLTTPVGIAVGFGISRVYNEYSPTALVVEGGLNSVAAGILIYMALVDLLAEDFMNPKVQSRGKLQLGINISMLVGAGLMSMLAKWA, from the exons ATGAAGCCTAGCGTTGCCGCCCTCCTCGTGTCCTTCGTGGCGCTGCTCTTGGTCGCCGCCGTGCGGGGCGATGACGACGGCTGCGGGTCGCCGGAGTCGGCGGGGCAGGACCGGGCGCGGGCGAACCATCTCAAAATCGCGGCCTTCTTCTCCATCCTGGTCTGCGGGGCGCTGGGCTGCTCCCTGCCCGTGCTGGGGCGGCGCGTGCCCGCGCTCCGGCCCGAGGGCGACGTCTTCTTCCTAGTCAAGGCGTTCGCGGCGGGGGTCATCCTCGCCACAGGGTTCATCCACATACTCCCCGACGCGTTTGAGAAACTCACGTCGCCCTGCCTGCTGCCTTCCGACGGGCCGTGGCACGACTTCCCGTTCGCCGGGCTAGGGGCCATGGTCGGCGCCATCGGCACGCTCGTCGTCGACACCGTCGCCACGGGGTACTTCACGCGCGCCCAGCTGAACAAGGACGGAGCGCACGGCCACGGGGCGATAACCAGCAGCGCCGCCGTCGTGGACGAGGAGAAACAGGCCGCTGCGGCCGCCAGCGAGGAAGCCCGTCGTCACGAGGGCGGGGAGCAAGAGGTACACGTGCACACGCACGCTACCCATGGCCACGCCCACGGGTCGGCAGCGCTCGTGGCGGCCGTTGGCGGCGCCGAGGACGAAAAGGACACGATCCGGCACCGCGTAATCTCTCAG GTACTTGAGTTGGGTATTGTGGTGCACTCGGTGATCATCGGCATCTCCCTCGGCGCGTCTCAGGACCCGGACAATATCAAACCTCTCGTCGTCGCCTTGAGCTTCCACCAGATGTTCGAGGGAATGGGCCTTGGTGGCTGCATAGTTCAG GCAAAGTTCAGGGCTAGGTCCATCGTGACCATGATCCTCTTCTTCTGCCTCACAACGCCGGTGGGGATCGCCGTCGGCTTTGGCATATCGCGAGTGTACAACGAATACAGCCCGACGGCGCTGGTGGTGGAGGGCGGCCTCAACTCCGTGGCGGCTGGGATCCTCATCTACATGGCCCTCGTCGACCTCCTCGCCGAGGACTTCATGAACCCCAAGGTGCAGAGCAGGGGGAAGCTTCAGCTCGGCATCAACATCTCCATGCTGGTCGGTGCAGGCCTCATGTCCATGCTCGCCAAATGGGCCTAG